The Treponema medium genome has a window encoding:
- a CDS encoding FMN-binding protein: MEKISLRIFTITLALAAFCFAGCSKNEGTAQQTGQSAQETQTEVRYKDGIYKAVSGIKDDWGGNAEVTITIKDGKITDCEFLSYEKDGTLKGEDYGKTDGVIKNAGLYKIAQNAIKNAEKYGPKLVETQQLDKVDAIAGATVSYELFENVVGIALKQAKAE, translated from the coding sequence ATGGAAAAAATATCTTTGCGTATATTCACAATTACATTGGCACTTGCGGCGTTTTGTTTTGCAGGGTGTAGTAAAAATGAAGGGACGGCGCAGCAGACCGGACAATCGGCACAGGAAACGCAGACTGAGGTACGGTATAAAGACGGCATTTACAAAGCGGTTTCCGGTATTAAAGACGATTGGGGCGGAAATGCCGAGGTAACGATAACGATTAAAGACGGTAAAATTACTGACTGTGAATTTCTATCCTACGAGAAGGACGGAACGCTGAAAGGCGAGGACTACGGCAAAACCGACGGAGTGATTAAGAATGCCGGTTTATACAAAATTGCGCAGAACGCAATTAAGAATGCCGAAAAGTACGGACCGAAACTGGTTGAAACGCAACAGCTTGATAAAGTGGATGCGATTGCCGGCGCGACCGTATCTTATGAACTGTTTGAGAACGTAGTCGGTATTGCGCTTAAACAGGCGAAGGCGGAGTAG